In Microbacterium sp. AB, a single genomic region encodes these proteins:
- a CDS encoding alpha/beta hydrolase has translation MSLLTTPAVANAIARLIQRGPGPRIRAEIAFAELSAETRSLTVPTRHGDVGATLYLPAEPASSPPALYVNFHGGGYVIRHPEQDDPLCRYLAAHAGVAVLNVDYDVAPGHPFPVAVEEAYDAVVWAAGRDGTWDGSRIVVGGQSAGGGLAAAVARQALEHGSPALALQVLHYPPLDVTTPGDEKHAAGRSIISVPLTRIFDTAYAPRPDQKRHRLASPAWGANADGIEGIAPALVITCGLDRLHDEGVRYADRLREAGALAEHVDLRGVDHGYSIMGSDRATVERSYRLIAGHVRRAARPGDAGHA, from the coding sequence ATGAGCCTGCTCACCACTCCGGCGGTCGCGAACGCGATCGCCCGGCTCATCCAGCGCGGACCCGGGCCACGCATCCGGGCCGAGATCGCGTTCGCCGAGCTCTCGGCCGAGACGCGGTCGCTGACGGTGCCGACGCGACACGGAGACGTCGGCGCGACGCTCTATCTCCCCGCCGAGCCGGCCTCCTCTCCGCCGGCGCTGTACGTGAACTTCCACGGTGGCGGCTACGTGATCCGGCATCCCGAGCAGGACGACCCCCTGTGCCGCTACCTCGCGGCGCACGCGGGCGTCGCCGTGCTGAACGTCGACTACGACGTGGCCCCGGGGCATCCGTTCCCCGTCGCCGTCGAAGAGGCGTACGACGCCGTCGTCTGGGCCGCCGGTCGGGACGGCACGTGGGACGGATCGCGCATCGTCGTGGGCGGTCAGAGCGCGGGCGGCGGACTCGCGGCGGCGGTCGCCCGGCAGGCTCTCGAACACGGGTCGCCCGCGCTCGCCCTGCAGGTGCTGCACTATCCGCCGCTCGACGTGACGACACCGGGCGACGAGAAGCACGCGGCCGGGAGGTCGATCATCTCCGTGCCCCTGACGCGGATCTTCGACACCGCCTACGCTCCGCGGCCGGATCAGAAGCGGCACCGGCTCGCCTCGCCGGCCTGGGGCGCGAACGCCGACGGCATCGAGGGCATCGCGCCGGCGCTCGTCATCACGTGCGGGCTCGACCGTCTCCACGACGAGGGCGTGCGCTATGCGGACCGCCTGCGTGAGGCCGGCGCCCTCGCCGAGCACGTCGACCTGCGGGGCGTCGACCACGGCTACAGCATCATGGGCTCCGATCGCGCGACCGTCGAACGCAGCTACCGGCTCATCGCGGGTCACGTGCGCCGGGCCGCGCGACCGGGGGACGCCGGCCACGCGTAG
- a CDS encoding ABC transporter ATP-binding protein, with the protein MNPVIEVRNLAKRYKDKVALDGVSFDIEKDAVYGFLGRNGAGKTTAMSILTAQSFATSGEVRVFGENPYENARVLSRMCFVRESQKYPDDATPRHAFASARLFFPHWDQGLADELVDAFQLPTKRTIKKLSRGQLSAVGVVIGLASRAEITFFDEPYLGLDAVARQIFYDRLLADYAEHPRTVLLSSHLIDEVANLIERVLVIDDGRIIMDESTDDARAQATNVVGDAAAAVEGAIRGREVIHRESLGRVVSVTVAGPLTRLERAELAEAGLEVAPVSLQQLIVRRTQHSSGRGESAAPAQEGALR; encoded by the coding sequence ATGAACCCCGTGATCGAGGTCCGGAACCTCGCCAAGCGCTACAAGGACAAGGTCGCCCTGGACGGGGTGAGCTTCGACATCGAGAAGGACGCCGTCTACGGCTTCCTCGGCCGCAACGGCGCCGGCAAGACCACCGCCATGTCGATCCTCACGGCGCAGAGCTTCGCCACGAGCGGCGAGGTGCGCGTGTTCGGCGAGAACCCGTACGAGAACGCGCGCGTGCTGAGCCGCATGTGCTTCGTGCGAGAGAGCCAGAAGTATCCAGACGACGCCACGCCGCGTCATGCCTTCGCATCGGCCCGTCTGTTCTTCCCCCACTGGGACCAGGGGCTCGCGGACGAGCTCGTCGACGCCTTCCAGCTGCCGACGAAGCGCACCATCAAGAAGCTCTCGCGCGGGCAGCTCTCCGCCGTCGGCGTCGTCATCGGGCTCGCCTCGCGCGCCGAGATCACCTTCTTCGACGAGCCGTACCTCGGCCTCGACGCCGTCGCCCGGCAGATCTTCTACGACCGCCTGCTCGCCGACTACGCGGAGCACCCGCGCACGGTCCTCCTCTCGAGCCATCTGATCGACGAGGTCGCGAACCTCATCGAGCGCGTCCTCGTGATCGACGACGGCCGCATCATCATGGACGAGTCGACGGACGACGCCCGAGCGCAGGCGACGAACGTCGTCGGCGACGCCGCCGCCGCCGTGGAGGGGGCGATCCGCGGACGCGAGGTCATCCATCGCGAGAGCCTCGGCCGCGTCGTCTCCGTCACTGTCGCCGGCCCCCTCACCCGCCTCGAGCGCGCCGAGCTCGCCGAGGCGGGCCTCGAGGTCGCCCCCGTCTCGCTGCAGCAGCTCATCGTGCGCCGCACGCAGCACTCATCCGGCCGGGGCGAGTCCGCGGCGCCCGCTCAGGAAGGAGCCCTCCGATGA
- a CDS encoding GntR family transcriptional regulator gives MIEEGRPLFVQIAEQVEDSIVDGTLSEEAQAPSTNELASFYRINPATAAKGVNMLVDKGVVYKRRGIGMFVATGARELLLSERRSAFADRYVQPLLAEARKLGLGPDDVADLVRVNAAQAIPSPSSSKGTP, from the coding sequence GTGATCGAAGAAGGCCGACCGCTGTTCGTGCAGATCGCCGAGCAGGTCGAGGACTCGATCGTCGACGGCACCCTCTCCGAGGAGGCGCAGGCGCCGTCGACCAACGAGCTCGCCTCCTTCTACCGCATCAATCCCGCGACCGCGGCGAAGGGAGTGAACATGCTCGTCGACAAGGGCGTGGTCTACAAGCGCCGGGGCATCGGGATGTTCGTCGCCACGGGAGCCCGTGAGCTCCTCCTGAGCGAACGCCGCAGCGCCTTCGCCGATCGCTACGTCCAGCCGCTGCTCGCGGAGGCGCGCAAGCTCGGACTCGGCCCCGACGACGTCGCCGACCTCGTCCGCGTGAACGCCGCGCAGGCCATCCCGTCACCGTCCAGCTCGAAGGGAACCCCATGA
- a CDS encoding winged helix-turn-helix domain-containing protein, producing MAESDGTAGRKARPDAIPTIPAKQLKAKAHPVRLQLEHALGRRGFARAADLAADLGLPANQISFHLRVLADAGLIEEAPEHARDRRDRVWRPARMAWQLGSPEHPVEDEHLGGALLHAIVGEHQDLVRRVVEWAPEYSSGRTREIHGTFNQYSLWLTDAEWVALLEKIGEAIDEVRDLHQPGEDGARRWSIDLIAADDEI from the coding sequence ATGGCGGAATCCGACGGCACTGCGGGGAGGAAAGCGCGGCCCGACGCGATACCGACCATCCCCGCGAAACAGCTCAAGGCCAAAGCGCATCCGGTGCGTCTCCAGCTCGAGCACGCCCTCGGGCGTCGGGGGTTCGCGCGGGCCGCCGACCTCGCCGCCGACCTCGGTCTCCCGGCGAACCAGATCAGCTTCCACCTGCGGGTCCTCGCCGATGCGGGGCTCATCGAGGAGGCGCCGGAGCACGCGCGCGATCGTCGCGATCGTGTCTGGCGGCCGGCGAGGATGGCCTGGCAGCTCGGCAGCCCCGAGCATCCGGTGGAGGACGAGCATCTCGGCGGCGCGCTGCTCCATGCCATCGTCGGAGAGCACCAGGACCTCGTCCGGCGGGTCGTCGAGTGGGCGCCGGAGTACTCGAGCGGCCGGACGCGCGAGATCCACGGCACGTTCAACCAGTACTCGCTCTGGCTCACCGACGCGGAATGGGTCGCGCTCCTCGAGAAGATCGGCGAGGCGATCGACGAGGTGCGCGACCTCCATCAGCCGGGGGAGGACGGCGCCCGCCGCTGGTCGATCGACCTCATCGCGGCCGACGACGAGATCTGA
- a CDS encoding MFS transporter: MPSDAPAPPHRLSRNGRYLVWLASDTASGLSNALASFAIPLLALVVTDDPAQAGAIGAAGMAARVVTTLAGGVIADRHRRLRLMLVGAVAGLVLAVAFAALAWSDALTFSTLLAVNTLITVRSGLFGAAGESALKELVPAEAIGRAQAANQGRDALLSLVGGPLGGVLLAAGGWLVGAAMTLCQLVAAATAWALRRGRWAGMAPAGEQQPTPDARSSALREARDGIAWLLARRDLRDVLLVTTVVNLGFTAGTTAVIYALQQDGRSPATIGWVAAGLGAAMLVGAAFGPALVSRVRAGALLVGGLVAATGGVLALAFVDDPIAIVGVLGLAVLGIPALNAGLLGYFTVATPSRLLGRANSDRGHAARTAHRRARTLLVRA; this comes from the coding sequence GTGCCCTCCGATGCCCCCGCGCCGCCGCACCGCCTCTCGCGCAACGGCCGCTACCTCGTCTGGCTCGCCAGCGACACCGCCTCGGGGCTGTCGAACGCCCTCGCGAGCTTCGCCATCCCGCTCCTCGCCCTCGTCGTGACGGACGACCCGGCACAGGCGGGCGCGATCGGCGCGGCCGGGATGGCGGCGCGCGTCGTCACGACGCTCGCCGGCGGCGTGATCGCCGACCGTCACCGGCGCCTGCGTCTCATGCTCGTCGGCGCCGTCGCCGGGCTCGTGCTCGCCGTCGCCTTCGCCGCGCTCGCGTGGTCGGACGCACTGACGTTCTCGACACTGCTCGCCGTCAACACGCTCATCACGGTGCGCTCCGGGCTGTTCGGCGCCGCGGGCGAATCCGCTCTCAAGGAGCTCGTTCCCGCCGAGGCGATCGGCCGCGCGCAGGCAGCGAACCAGGGCAGGGATGCTCTGCTGTCGCTCGTCGGCGGACCCCTCGGCGGCGTGCTCCTCGCGGCGGGCGGATGGCTCGTGGGCGCGGCGATGACGCTCTGCCAGCTCGTCGCCGCCGCGACGGCATGGGCGCTGCGACGAGGCAGGTGGGCGGGCATGGCCCCGGCGGGCGAGCAGCAGCCCACCCCCGATGCCCGGTCGTCCGCCCTGCGCGAGGCGCGGGACGGCATCGCCTGGCTGCTCGCACGACGCGATCTGCGCGACGTGCTGCTCGTCACGACGGTCGTGAACCTCGGCTTCACGGCGGGCACGACCGCCGTCATCTACGCGCTGCAGCAGGACGGCCGCTCGCCGGCGACCATCGGATGGGTCGCCGCAGGCCTCGGCGCGGCGATGCTCGTCGGCGCCGCCTTCGGGCCGGCCCTCGTGTCGCGCGTGCGAGCGGGCGCCCTTCTCGTCGGCGGGCTGGTCGCCGCGACCGGCGGCGTCCTCGCCCTCGCCTTCGTCGACGACCCGATCGCGATCGTCGGCGTGCTCGGCCTCGCCGTGCTCGGCATCCCGGCGCTGAACGCCGGACTCCTCGGATACTTCACCGTCGCGACGCCGAGCCGGCTGCTCGGACGCGCCAACAGCGACAGGGGCCATGCCGCTCGCACCGCTCATCGCAGGGCTCGGACTCTCCTGGTTCGGGCGTGA